Below is a genomic region from Phycisphaeraceae bacterium.
AACCAGCGGCAGCGCTGATCTGAATGGCGATGGCGTCGTGAACGGTGCCGACATCAGCGTGCTGCTTGGCGCCTGGGGCAACTGCCCCTGAACCGGCGCTGAGCCCTGGCCCCCTCGGCCCGCACGGCGGCCGCAGGGGGCGAGGCGACGGCCCGGTTCCAACGAAGCACGGACGCAAGCGGTTGGTCGAACCGCTCTCACTCACTCATCCGCCAGGCGGTAGCCGACTCCCGGCTCCGTCAACAGGTAGCGGGGACGAGCCGTGTCAGCCTCGACCTTTCGGCGAAGGTTCGCCATGTGGACGCGCACAAGGTGAGGCTCGTTGAATCGCTGAGGTCCCCAGACCGCTTCGAGCAGCGCCTTGTGTGTCAAGACTCGGCCGGGATGGCGCGCCAGCTCCGACAGGAGCTTGAACTCGATGGGAGTCAACCGAAGCTCCTCTGCCGGGCGGCACCCTCCACCATCGAGATCATGCGATCGAGAAAGGCCTCGCCGGGGTCGGCGGTGACGCGCACGATGATCCAGTCCGACAGGAGCCGCGTGCCGCCGGTGACCGCCGAGCGATCGCCCCCGGACACGCGGATGACCGGCGCGGACTCCCCGGTAACCGCCGACTCATCCACGGAC
It encodes:
- a CDS encoding winged helix-turn-helix domain-containing protein is translated as MTPIEFKLLSELARHPGRVLTHKALLEAVWGPQRFNEPHLVRVHMANLRRKVEADTARPRYLLTEPGVGYRLADE